In Bartonella machadoae, a single genomic region encodes these proteins:
- a CDS encoding pyruvate dehydrogenase complex E1 component subunit beta → MSINILMPALSPTMEEGKLSKWLKKEGDKVRSGDVIAEIETDKAMMEIEAVDEGTLGKICVREGSEGVKINTVIAVLLEEGESVEDLSQTDSSLNLHQKSKQESQSLPSAVPASSAFETRSDLDIPAGTTMVTMTVREALNQAMAEEMRRDEMVFLLGEEVAQYQGAYKVSQGLLEEFGERRVIDTPITEHGFAGLAVGAAFGGLRPIVEFMTFNFAMQAIDQIINSAAKTRYMSGGQMTAPMVFRGPNGAAARVGAQHSQCYAAWYGHIPGLKVVMPYSAADAKGLLKAAIRDDNPVIFLENEILYGHQFDVPQIDDFVLPIGKARIHKSGQDVTIVACGIGMHYAVQALPEIEKLGIDVELIDLRTIRPMDLPTIVSSVKKTGRLVTIEEGYPQSSVGTEIATRVMQQAFDYLDAPVATISGKDVPMPYAANLEKLALPNVSEIVEAVKAVTYRA, encoded by the coding sequence ATGTCTATTAATATTTTGATGCCTGCGCTTTCTCCAACGATGGAAGAAGGTAAGTTATCTAAATGGCTCAAGAAAGAAGGTGATAAAGTTCGTTCTGGTGATGTAATTGCCGAAATTGAGACCGATAAAGCAATGATGGAAATAGAAGCTGTTGATGAAGGTACACTTGGTAAAATTTGTGTTCGTGAGGGTTCTGAAGGTGTAAAGATTAATACTGTTATTGCGGTATTGTTAGAAGAAGGTGAAAGTGTTGAGGATCTTTCACAGACTGACAGTTCTTTGAATTTGCATCAAAAATCCAAACAAGAATCTCAGTCTCTTCCTTCGGCAGTACCTGCGTCTTCTGCTTTTGAAACGCGTTCTGATTTAGATATTCCAGCGGGGACAACAATGGTTACCATGACAGTGCGTGAAGCGCTTAATCAAGCTATGGCCGAAGAGATGCGGCGTGATGAGATGGTTTTCTTATTGGGAGAAGAAGTCGCACAATATCAAGGTGCTTATAAAGTAAGCCAAGGTTTATTGGAAGAATTTGGAGAACGTCGCGTTATTGATACACCAATTACAGAGCATGGTTTTGCAGGATTAGCAGTTGGTGCTGCTTTTGGAGGGTTGCGTCCTATTGTCGAGTTTATGACATTTAATTTTGCTATGCAGGCAATTGATCAGATTATTAACTCTGCGGCGAAAACCCGTTATATGTCTGGTGGACAAATGACTGCTCCGATGGTTTTTCGTGGACCAAATGGTGCTGCTGCACGTGTTGGTGCCCAGCATTCTCAGTGCTATGCGGCATGGTATGGTCATATACCAGGTCTTAAGGTTGTCATGCCTTATAGTGCGGCGGATGCAAAAGGTTTGCTAAAGGCTGCTATTCGTGATGACAATCCTGTCATTTTCCTTGAAAACGAGATTTTATATGGTCATCAATTTGATGTTCCTCAAATAGATGATTTTGTTTTACCTATTGGTAAGGCACGTATTCATAAATCTGGACAAGATGTTACGATTGTTGCTTGTGGAATTGGAATGCATTATGCTGTTCAAGCATTGCCAGAAATTGAAAAGCTTGGTATCGATGTTGAATTGATTGATTTACGGACCATTCGTCCAATGGATCTTCCAACAATTGTCTCTTCAGTTAAAAAAACCGGTCGTTTGGTAACAATTGAAGAAGGATATCCGCAGTCATCTGTTGGAACTGAAATAGCAACACGTGTTATGCAGCAGGCTTTTGACTATCTTGATGCACCAGTTGCAACAATTTCTGGTAAAGATGTTCCAATGCCTTATGCAGCCAATCTTGAAAAGTTGGCTTTGCCCAACGTTTCTGAAATTGTTGAAGCCGTTAAGGCTGTGACTTATAGAGCGTAA
- a CDS encoding TM2 domain-containing protein produces MRGIIINQEQGVYLISGDDGKRYQFATLDWLGKNPPRLGDAVDFVCEEGNAKSIFPLLQQDSDPTRPMLTLICWFTGIFGVHRFMIGKVWTGALMLILSLSIVGLLITGIWAIVDFITIAAGKFRDKDGKQITRW; encoded by the coding sequence ATGAGAGGTATAATTATCAATCAAGAACAAGGGGTTTATCTTATCTCCGGTGATGATGGTAAGCGTTATCAATTTGCAACTTTGGATTGGTTAGGAAAAAATCCACCTAGGTTAGGTGATGCCGTTGATTTTGTGTGTGAAGAAGGTAATGCTAAATCTATTTTCCCATTGTTGCAACAAGATTCAGATCCGACAAGACCGATGCTTACACTCATTTGTTGGTTTACTGGCATATTTGGTGTTCATCGCTTTATGATTGGTAAAGTTTGGACTGGCGCTTTAATGCTTATTTTATCTTTATCCATTGTCGGCTTGTTAATTACAGGGATTTGGGCGATTGTTGATTTTATAACTATTGCAGCAGGAAAGTTCAGAGACAAAGATGGGAAACAAATTACACGCTGGTAG
- a CDS encoding FtsB family cell division protein, giving the protein MWTKQKRRSVKVRFVLPLMTMGVLSYFSYHIYHGEYGLYSRSEVNQQIVALEEELHRVKSKRVFIEKRISLLRNGHIERDMLDEYIRKNLNFSKPNELTILIPFNDIKS; this is encoded by the coding sequence ATGTGGACAAAGCAAAAACGCAGATCGGTAAAGGTGCGCTTTGTACTTCCATTGATGACTATGGGAGTTTTAAGCTATTTCAGTTATCATATTTATCATGGTGAGTATGGGTTATATTCACGAAGTGAAGTTAATCAACAGATTGTCGCATTAGAAGAGGAACTTCATAGAGTAAAATCTAAGCGGGTATTTATTGAAAAGCGTATTTCTCTTTTACGCAACGGGCATATCGAAAGAGATATGTTGGATGAGTATATCCGGAAGAATTTAAATTTTTCCAAGCCAAATGAATTAACAATACTCATTCCCTTCAATGATATTAAAAGTTAA
- the pdhA gene encoding pyruvate dehydrogenase (acetyl-transferring) E1 component subunit alpha, with protein sequence MAERSKKGSASVVHNALSNTTKKAPLAIFTKEEEIDAYRKMLLIRRFEEKAGQLYGMGLIGGFCHLYIGQEAIVTGTLKAAKEGDQVITSYRDHGHMLAVGMSPRGVMAELTGRQGGFSKGKGGSMHMFSKEKNFYGGHGIVGAQVPIGSGLAFSNQYLGKDNVTLVYFGDGAANQGQVYESFNMASLWKLPVIYIIENNQYAMGTSVVRASAETDFSRRGLSFEIPGIVVDGMDVRAVKGAADEAISWTRSGKGPFILDMQTYRYRGHSMSDPAKYRSKEEVQKVKEEHDPIDQVKKRILEKGWASEDDLKSVDKEVRAIVADAADFAQKDQEPDVSELYTDILV encoded by the coding sequence ATGGCAGAAAGGTCTAAAAAAGGTTCTGCGTCGGTGGTGCATAATGCATTATCAAACACCACCAAGAAAGCGCCATTAGCTATTTTTACAAAAGAAGAAGAGATTGATGCTTATCGTAAGATGCTTTTAATTCGCCGTTTTGAAGAAAAAGCAGGCCAACTTTATGGTATGGGGCTTATTGGTGGTTTTTGTCATCTCTATATTGGACAGGAAGCTATTGTTACTGGAACACTAAAGGCAGCAAAAGAAGGTGATCAGGTTATTACCTCTTACCGTGATCATGGACATATGTTGGCGGTTGGTATGAGTCCGCGTGGTGTTATGGCCGAACTAACGGGGCGTCAAGGCGGATTTTCCAAAGGGAAAGGGGGGTCAATGCATATGTTTTCTAAAGAAAAGAATTTTTATGGTGGGCACGGTATTGTTGGTGCGCAAGTTCCGATTGGCTCTGGTTTAGCATTTTCGAATCAATATCTTGGTAAAGATAATGTAACATTGGTGTATTTTGGTGATGGCGCTGCTAACCAGGGGCAGGTTTACGAAAGTTTTAATATGGCTTCTCTGTGGAAGCTTCCTGTTATTTATATTATTGAAAACAATCAATATGCGATGGGAACATCTGTTGTGCGTGCTTCAGCGGAGACGGATTTTTCTCGTCGTGGTCTTTCTTTTGAAATTCCAGGTATTGTTGTTGATGGTATGGATGTTCGCGCAGTAAAAGGAGCTGCTGATGAAGCAATTTCGTGGACGCGTTCTGGTAAAGGGCCGTTCATTCTTGATATGCAGACCTATCGCTATCGTGGTCACTCGATGTCTGATCCAGCAAAATATCGCTCCAAGGAAGAAGTTCAGAAGGTAAAAGAAGAGCACGATCCAATTGATCAGGTGAAAAAGCGGATTCTAGAAAAAGGTTGGGCGAGTGAAGACGATTTGAAATCTGTCGATAAAGAAGTTCGTGCGATTGTTGCAGATGCAGCAGATTTTGCGCAAAAGGATCAAGAGCCAGATGTTTCTGAGCTCTATACAGATATTTTAGTTTGA
- a CDS encoding pyruvate dehydrogenase complex dihydrolipoamide acetyltransferase gives MPIKITMPALSPTMEEGNLAKWNVKVGDKVSAGDVIAEIETDKATMEVEAIDEGTVAKIVVPAGTQGVKVNSLIVVLAEEGEDLAEAAKVAQETPSSFAVKETEEIKQTDSTTEQVSHVSSVPQGVQRDKKDMRLFSSPLARRLASQNGLDLSLISGSGPHGRIIKRDVEQAMKSGAVEAAGSSQIRQPIGAGASDGQILKLFKEDEYTFTPHNNMRKTIAKRLVESKQTVPHFYVTLDCELDALLELRTQLNAAAPMIKTQEGAKPAYKLSVNDMIIKAVALSLKAVPDANVSWLEDGILHHKHCDVGVAVSVPDGLITPIVRHAEEKSLSIISHEMKDFVKRARERKLKMEEYQGGTTAVSNMGMYGVKSFSAILNPPHATIFAIGAGEQRAVVKNGALGIATVMSVTLSADHRAVDGALAAELVQTFKKMIENPLAMLI, from the coding sequence ATGCCTATTAAAATTACAATGCCCGCGCTTTCGCCAACGATGGAAGAAGGGAATTTGGCAAAATGGAATGTTAAGGTAGGGGATAAAGTTTCTGCTGGTGATGTTATTGCTGAAATTGAAACAGATAAGGCGACAATGGAAGTAGAGGCTATTGATGAGGGAACGGTTGCTAAGATCGTTGTTCCTGCCGGTACGCAAGGCGTTAAAGTGAATAGTTTAATTGTTGTTTTAGCAGAAGAGGGGGAAGATTTAGCTGAGGCTGCAAAGGTTGCGCAAGAAACGCCTTCTTCTTTTGCGGTTAAAGAGACGGAGGAAATAAAACAGACAGATTCAACGACAGAACAAGTGTCTCATGTATCATCCGTTCCACAAGGCGTACAGCGAGACAAAAAGGATATGCGTCTTTTTTCTTCTCCCTTAGCGCGACGATTGGCATCTCAGAATGGTCTCGATTTATCTCTTATTTCTGGAAGTGGTCCCCATGGGCGTATTATCAAGCGTGATGTAGAACAAGCGATGAAGAGTGGTGCTGTTGAAGCTGCTGGTTCATCACAAATAAGACAACCGATAGGTGCAGGTGCATCTGACGGACAGATATTAAAGCTATTTAAAGAGGATGAATATACATTCACTCCCCATAATAATATGCGTAAAACGATTGCTAAGCGTTTGGTTGAATCAAAGCAGACAGTACCACATTTCTATGTAACGCTCGATTGTGAACTCGATGCGTTATTGGAACTTCGCACGCAATTAAATGCTGCTGCGCCCATGATTAAAACGCAAGAGGGGGCTAAACCCGCTTACAAGCTTTCTGTTAACGATATGATTATTAAAGCTGTGGCACTTTCTTTGAAGGCGGTTCCCGATGCGAATGTCTCTTGGCTTGAAGACGGAATACTTCATCACAAACATTGCGATGTTGGGGTGGCTGTTTCTGTTCCAGATGGGTTAATTACCCCTATTGTTCGCCATGCAGAGGAAAAATCTCTGTCAATTATTTCTCATGAGATGAAGGATTTTGTCAAGCGAGCACGGGAACGTAAGTTAAAAATGGAAGAATACCAAGGGGGGACAACAGCGGTATCAAATATGGGAATGTATGGTGTGAAAAGCTTTTCTGCTATTCTGAACCCGCCACATGCGACGATTTTTGCGATTGGTGCAGGGGAACAACGTGCTGTTGTTAAAAATGGTGCATTAGGGATTGCGACAGTCATGTCAGTTACACTTTCTGCGGATCATCGTGCTGTTGATGGTGCTCTAGCAGCAGAGCTTGTTCAGACTTTTAAGAAGATGATTGAAAATCCATTAGCAATGCTCATTTGA
- a CDS encoding type II toxin-antitoxin system RatA family toxin — MPTFAIQRQIAHSASEMFDLVSDIERYPEFLPMCEGLIIRSRQEYGEKILLIADMTVGYKVIRETFTTQVFLQPEKNLIEVQYIDGPFKYLENRWAFHNIENTNGCRVEFFIDYEFKSKMLGLVMGSMFDIAFHKFTDAFEMRAHQIYGYPST; from the coding sequence ATGCCGACTTTTGCCATACAGCGGCAGATTGCCCATAGTGCCAGTGAGATGTTTGATCTTGTTTCAGATATTGAGCGTTATCCTGAGTTTTTACCAATGTGTGAAGGGTTAATAATACGCTCTCGCCAAGAATATGGAGAAAAGATCTTACTTATTGCTGATATGACAGTTGGCTATAAGGTTATCCGAGAAACTTTTACAACCCAAGTTTTTCTTCAGCCAGAAAAAAATCTTATAGAGGTTCAATATATTGATGGCCCATTCAAATATCTTGAAAACCGTTGGGCTTTTCATAATATTGAGAATACCAATGGATGTAGGGTAGAGTTTTTTATTGATTATGAATTTAAAAGCAAAATGCTTGGTTTAGTGATGGGCTCGATGTTTGATATTGCTTTTCATAAGTTTACAGATGCTTTTGAAATGCGTGCGCATCAAATTTATGGATATCCATCAACATAA
- the lipA gene encoding lipoyl synthase, with product MVTVVDRVTNRRLRHPEKAHRPDTSIQKKPDWIRVKAPTSQVYKETHGIVRAHKLVTVCEEAGCPNVGECWSQRHASFMILGEICTRACAFCNVATGIPLAVDDNEPERVADAVAQMALKHVVITSVDRDDLADGGAEHFAKVIYAIRRKAPKTTIEVLTPDFRHKDGALEIVVAAKPDVFNHNLETVPSKYLKVRPGARYFHSVRLLQRVKELDPTIFTKSGIMVGLGEERNEILQLMDDLRSADVDFMTIGQYLQPTRKHHPVIRFVPPEEFESFAKIGKVKGFLHMASNPLTRSSHHAGDDFAILQKARDEKFALQR from the coding sequence ATGGTTACGGTTGTTGATAGAGTTACGAATAGACGTTTGCGTCATCCTGAAAAAGCACACCGTCCGGATACAAGCATTCAAAAAAAACCGGATTGGATTCGCGTAAAAGCGCCAACATCACAGGTCTATAAAGAAACGCATGGTATTGTGCGTGCTCATAAATTAGTGACCGTCTGTGAAGAAGCAGGATGTCCAAATGTTGGTGAATGTTGGAGCCAGCGGCATGCCAGTTTCATGATTTTAGGTGAAATATGTACGCGTGCTTGTGCGTTTTGCAATGTTGCAACAGGTATTCCCCTTGCCGTTGATGATAATGAGCCGGAACGTGTAGCGGATGCTGTCGCACAGATGGCTCTAAAACATGTTGTCATTACATCAGTGGATCGGGATGATCTTGCCGATGGTGGTGCTGAACATTTTGCAAAAGTTATTTATGCGATTCGTCGAAAAGCGCCCAAGACAACAATTGAAGTTCTTACACCGGATTTTCGCCATAAAGATGGTGCTTTAGAAATTGTTGTTGCTGCTAAGCCTGATGTTTTTAATCATAATTTAGAAACAGTTCCTTCTAAATATTTAAAGGTTCGTCCAGGAGCACGTTATTTTCATTCAGTTCGGCTATTACAACGCGTTAAAGAACTTGATCCAACAATCTTTACAAAATCAGGAATTATGGTTGGTCTTGGGGAAGAGCGAAATGAAATTCTTCAATTAATGGATGATTTGCGTTCTGCTGATGTTGACTTTATGACAATAGGGCAATATTTGCAGCCTACGCGCAAGCATCATCCAGTTATTCGTTTTGTTCCTCCTGAAGAATTTGAGTCTTTTGCTAAAATTGGTAAAGTGAAAGGTTTTTTACATATGGCTTCTAATCCTCTGACGCGTTCATCTCATCATGCGGGTGATGATTTTGCAATTTTACAAAAAGCGCGTGATGAAAAATTTGCTTTACAGAGATAA
- the lpdA gene encoding dihydrolipoyl dehydrogenase: MASLYDVIVIGSGPGGYVTAIRAAQCGFKTAIVEREHLGGICLNWGCIPTKALLRSAEMKHFSEHVKDYGLKLNGTIEADIKDVVARSRGVSARLNAGVGFLMKKNKIDIIWGEAKLTKGAKGNQLAEIIVSSSSKPVMQPQNPVPKGTLGEGTYQAKHIIIATGARPRSLPSIEPDGKLIWTYFEAMIPQTMPKSLLVMGSGAIGIEFASFYHDMGAKVTVVEMMPHIMPAEDVEISTFARKQLEKKGLRILTQAKVTKVEKNSDSVTAHIDVKGKTETITADRLISAVGVQGNIENLGLEALGIKTDRGCIVTDEWSWTGIEGIYAIGDVAGPPMLAHKAEEEGVICIEHLAGLENVHPLDKKKIPGCTYCTPQVASVGLSEAAAKAAGYDIRIGRYSFSANGKAIALGEDQGLVKTIFDKKTGQLLGAHMVGAEVTELIQGFVIAMNLETTEQELMHTVFPHPTLSEMMKESVLDAYGQVLNA; this comes from the coding sequence GTGGCGAGTCTTTATGATGTAATTGTGATTGGATCAGGTCCTGGTGGATATGTAACTGCGATTCGTGCGGCGCAATGCGGTTTTAAGACTGCGATTGTTGAACGTGAACATCTAGGTGGAATTTGTTTAAATTGGGGTTGTATTCCAACAAAGGCGCTTTTGCGTTCAGCAGAAATGAAGCATTTTTCTGAACATGTGAAGGATTATGGTTTAAAGCTTAATGGTACGATTGAAGCAGATATTAAAGATGTTGTGGCACGTTCGCGTGGAGTTTCGGCGCGTTTAAATGCTGGTGTCGGTTTTTTAATGAAAAAAAACAAAATTGACATTATTTGGGGTGAAGCAAAGCTTACTAAGGGGGCTAAAGGAAACCAGCTTGCAGAAATTATAGTTTCCTCATCATCTAAACCGGTTATGCAACCGCAAAATCCAGTCCCTAAAGGAACATTAGGAGAGGGGACTTATCAAGCAAAGCACATCATTATTGCAACTGGAGCACGTCCTCGCTCTCTTCCTAGTATTGAGCCAGACGGGAAGCTTATTTGGACGTATTTTGAAGCGATGATTCCACAAACAATGCCGAAGTCACTTTTGGTCATGGGATCTGGGGCCATTGGCATTGAATTTGCTTCTTTCTATCATGATATGGGAGCGAAGGTTACAGTTGTTGAAATGATGCCTCATATTATGCCAGCTGAAGATGTTGAAATTTCAACCTTTGCTCGTAAACAGTTGGAGAAAAAAGGACTTCGTATTCTTACACAGGCAAAAGTAACCAAGGTTGAAAAAAACTCTGATTCTGTTACTGCACATATTGATGTGAAGGGCAAGACAGAGACCATTACAGCGGATCGACTGATTTCAGCTGTTGGGGTTCAAGGTAATATTGAAAATCTGGGGTTAGAAGCATTAGGTATCAAGACCGATCGTGGGTGCATTGTAACCGATGAATGGAGTTGGACAGGTATAGAGGGTATCTATGCTATTGGTGATGTTGCTGGTCCTCCTATGTTGGCACATAAAGCAGAAGAAGAGGGCGTAATATGCATTGAACATCTTGCCGGTTTGGAGAATGTTCATCCACTTGATAAGAAGAAAATTCCAGGGTGCACATATTGCACACCGCAAGTTGCCTCTGTAGGGCTTTCAGAAGCTGCTGCAAAAGCAGCAGGTTACGATATCCGTATTGGCCGTTATTCCTTTTCAGCAAATGGCAAAGCGATTGCTTTGGGTGAAGATCAAGGATTAGTAAAAACTATTTTTGATAAAAAAACGGGACAGCTTCTTGGTGCACATATGGTAGGAGCAGAGGTCACAGAACTGATTCAAGGTTTTGTCATTGCCATGAATCTTGAAACAACTGAGCAAGAATTGATGCATACTGTCTTTCCACATCCGACATTATCGGAAATGATGAAAGAAAGTGTCTTGGATGCATATGGTCAAGTTTTAAATGCTTGA
- a CDS encoding TM2 domain-containing protein gives MRGRIISQDQQVYLVLGDDGKRYQFSNWDWLGKNPPQVGDAVDFVCEGDTIKSVVPLLVQQVSEHSQVVAGVVCWFLGLLGIHRFIVGKIGTGILMLVLSLSMIGLIVSLIWRTVDFIFIVTGKFTDKNGYRITN, from the coding sequence ATGAGAGGTAGAATTATTAGTCAGGATCAACAAGTTTACTTGGTTTTGGGTGATGATGGTAAGCGCTATCAATTCTCAAATTGGGATTGGTTAGGAAAGAATCCACCGCAGGTGGGGGATGCCGTTGATTTTGTGTGTGAAGGGGATACCATTAAATCTGTTGTTCCTCTTTTAGTGCAACAAGTGTCAGAACACTCACAAGTGGTGGCTGGGGTTGTTTGTTGGTTTTTAGGTTTATTAGGAATCCATCGCTTTATAGTTGGTAAAATTGGAACGGGCATTTTAATGCTTGTTCTGTCTTTATCAATGATTGGATTGATTGTGTCTTTAATTTGGAGAACTGTTGATTTTATATTCATTGTAACGGGCAAATTTACTGACAAAAATGGATATAGAATTACAAACTAG